A portion of the Dethiobacter alkaliphilus AHT 1 genome contains these proteins:
- the spoIIM gene encoding stage II sporulation protein M codes for MLRNLRQTIESHVREQVGIYLVVLLVFTLGIVAGSLSVRLLGEGQVMELNDYFYGFVDYLTEQHPIDQMQVLQRSLLYNGQIVLALWLLGNLFFGFIFALGIIFYRGFTIGFTVGFLAEQNAMRGIIFSLGSVLPQNLIYVPATIFAGVFAVSLSLLLFKRRVSKKNFPYGTYFFQYTMAMLIIALAFLAGSLVETTITPVFMRAVVSVL; via the coding sequence GTGCTGCGGAATCTGCGCCAAACTATTGAAAGCCATGTGCGGGAACAGGTCGGTATTTATCTGGTGGTGTTGTTGGTTTTTACACTGGGTATTGTGGCCGGCTCGCTCTCGGTTCGCCTGCTGGGTGAGGGGCAGGTTATGGAGTTAAACGATTATTTCTATGGTTTTGTTGATTATTTAACGGAACAGCATCCCATTGATCAGATGCAGGTCCTGCAGCGTTCACTGCTCTACAACGGCCAGATTGTGCTGGCCCTCTGGCTCTTGGGTAACCTGTTTTTCGGGTTTATTTTCGCCCTGGGGATTATCTTTTACCGGGGCTTTACCATCGGTTTTACCGTGGGTTTTTTGGCGGAGCAAAATGCCATGCGCGGCATTATCTTCTCTTTGGGCTCTGTTTTGCCGCAAAACCTTATATATGTTCCGGCAACCATCTTTGCCGGTGTGTTTGCCGTTTCATTGTCGCTGCTGTTATTTAAGCGGCGGGTGAGCAAAAAAAACTTTCCTTATGGTACTTACTTTTTTCAGTATACAATGGCCATGCTAATCATTGCCCTGGCTTTTCTGGCCGGAAGCCTGGTGGAGACCACCATTACTCCGGTGTTTATGCGGGCGGTGGTTTCAGTGTTATAA
- the xerD gene encoding site-specific tyrosine recombinase XerD: MDRTLRDFIHYLSVEKGLAKNTLESYNRDLRTYYTYLKQNGITSLEETSRSNIVGYLLSLQNMGKATSTLSRNMASIRSFYNYLFQERHLVENPAAELESPKLEKKLPRVLTPQEMDLLLEQPDQTQVTGIRDKAMLEVIYATGIRVSELMSLDIGDVNLDAGFIRCLGKGSKERIIPLGSVAIRNVGRYLNEGRPKLVRQAGEASLFVNQHGNRLTRQGFWKILKKYATRAGITKEITPHTMRHSFATHLLENGADLRSVQEMLGHADISTTQIYTQVTKHKLRDVYEKSHPRA; encoded by the coding sequence ATGGACAGGACGTTAAGGGATTTTATTCATTATTTATCTGTAGAAAAGGGTCTGGCAAAAAACACGCTGGAGTCGTATAACCGTGATTTACGTACATACTATACATATCTGAAACAAAACGGCATCACTTCCCTGGAGGAAACATCCCGCAGCAATATTGTGGGATATTTGCTCAGCCTGCAGAACATGGGCAAGGCGACGTCCACACTCTCCCGCAACATGGCGTCAATCCGCTCTTTTTATAACTATCTGTTTCAGGAAAGGCACTTGGTGGAAAACCCCGCTGCCGAGCTGGAATCTCCCAAGCTGGAGAAAAAGCTGCCGCGGGTACTTACCCCGCAGGAAATGGATCTTTTGCTGGAGCAGCCGGATCAGACACAGGTGACCGGTATTCGTGATAAAGCGATGCTGGAGGTAATTTATGCCACCGGAATCCGTGTTTCTGAGCTAATGTCCCTGGATATCGGCGATGTGAATCTTGATGCCGGCTTTATTCGCTGCCTGGGCAAAGGCTCCAAAGAAAGAATTATCCCTCTGGGGTCGGTGGCCATCCGCAATGTGGGCCGTTACTTAAACGAAGGACGCCCCAAACTGGTCCGTCAGGCCGGTGAAGCCTCCCTGTTTGTTAACCAGCACGGCAACAGGCTGACGCGGCAGGGTTTTTGGAAAATACTTAAAAAATATGCCACCCGGGCCGGAATAACAAAGGAGATAACGCCCCATACCATGCGCCACTCCTTTGCCACCCATCTGTTGGAAAACGGTGCGGATCTACGGTCTGTCCAGGAGATGCTGGGACATGCCGACATCTCCACCACCCAAATCTATACACAGGTGACAAAACATAAATTACGGGATGTGTACGAAAAAAGCCATCCACGGGCATAA
- a CDS encoding DUF3866 family protein, producing the protein MFARNVAEVLQVKKQLPQSEELEVSVEGKTCRAINYPALTGSVSTGDRVVLNTTAVDLGLGSGGYHFVYYNLTNTDQPAHGEGHIMKLRYTPLQVCVQSVEEPASPHHEVMARATTLAGMPVAVAELHSMLAPLVITIKKENPDLRLAYLMTDGGALPAFFSKTIHILQTKELICGTVTAGHAFGGDLEAVNVHSGLLAARHVLKADAAIVCMGPGVAGTATPYGFSGLEAGENINRVHSLAGRAVAVPRISFADARRRHQGFSHHTLTALTKAALVSADLPLPRFKGEDEALINNQLEMSGLQEKHRVVRYENLSLDHLAADEKLCSTMGRSLHEDPGFFLTVCAAGYHLAKLAGPVFSGAGTG; encoded by the coding sequence ATGTTTGCGAGAAATGTGGCCGAAGTTCTGCAGGTTAAAAAGCAGCTTCCTCAGTCTGAGGAGCTGGAGGTATCTGTGGAGGGAAAAACCTGTAGAGCCATTAACTATCCGGCGCTGACCGGGTCGGTTTCAACCGGGGACCGGGTGGTGCTAAACACCACGGCGGTGGATTTGGGGCTGGGCAGCGGCGGATATCACTTTGTTTATTATAATCTCACCAACACAGACCAGCCTGCTCACGGCGAGGGCCATATTATGAAACTGCGCTACACGCCGCTGCAGGTTTGCGTTCAGTCGGTGGAGGAACCGGCGTCACCGCATCATGAGGTGATGGCCCGGGCAACAACGCTTGCCGGCATGCCGGTGGCGGTGGCCGAACTGCACAGTATGCTGGCGCCTTTGGTTATAACCATAAAAAAAGAAAACCCGGATTTGCGCCTTGCCTATCTGATGACAGACGGTGGGGCACTGCCGGCTTTCTTTAGTAAAACCATACATATTTTACAAACAAAAGAGCTTATTTGCGGAACAGTTACCGCCGGACATGCTTTTGGCGGCGACCTGGAAGCTGTTAACGTCCACAGCGGCCTGTTGGCTGCCCGGCATGTGCTAAAAGCAGATGCCGCCATTGTGTGCATGGGTCCCGGTGTGGCGGGGACGGCCACGCCCTATGGTTTCAGCGGCCTGGAAGCGGGGGAGAATATTAACCGGGTCCATTCTCTGGCAGGCCGGGCGGTGGCGGTGCCGCGCATCAGTTTTGCCGATGCCCGCCGGCGCCATCAGGGTTTTTCCCATCATACGCTGACCGCCCTGACTAAGGCTGCCCTGGTTTCCGCAGATTTGCCCCTGCCTCGCTTTAAGGGGGAGGACGAAGCATTAATCAACAATCAGCTTGAGATGTCTGGACTACAGGAAAAGCACCGGGTAGTCCGTTATGAAAATTTGTCACTGGATCATCTGGCAGCTGATGAAAAATTATGCTCCACCATGGGGCGCTCTCTCCATGAGGATCCGGGATTCTTTCTTACGGTATGTGCCGCCGGATATCATCTGGCAAAATTGGCCGGGCCGGTATTTAGTGGAGCCGGGACTGGATAA
- a CDS encoding NUDIX hydrolase: protein MEKTTATKRIYSGKIINVRVDDVELQDGSMSKREVVEHPGAVAILAVTDNREAFFVRQYRKPIEKELLEIPAGKLDEGESPQSCAARELAEEVGMAADELRQISFHYSSPGFASEKMYVFLATGLKKVDVARPEGEFLEAFRLPLAEAVSMARNGDIEDSKTLVALLLAAGIFNL from the coding sequence ATGGAGAAGACTACCGCAACAAAACGCATTTATTCCGGCAAAATAATCAATGTCCGAGTGGACGATGTAGAACTGCAGGATGGTTCCATGTCCAAACGGGAAGTGGTGGAACATCCGGGCGCGGTGGCCATCCTGGCGGTCACCGATAACCGGGAAGCATTTTTTGTCCGCCAGTACAGAAAGCCCATTGAAAAAGAACTGCTGGAAATTCCGGCGGGAAAGCTGGATGAGGGGGAAAGCCCCCAGTCCTGTGCGGCCCGCGAGCTGGCAGAAGAGGTGGGTATGGCGGCAGATGAGCTGCGGCAAATTTCCTTTCATTATTCGTCTCCCGGTTTTGCCTCGGAGAAGATGTATGTTTTTTTGGCCACCGGTTTAAAGAAGGTTGATGTGGCCAGGCCCGAAGGGGAGTTTCTGGAGGCTTTTCGCCTTCCTCTGGCCGAAGCTGTGTCCATGGCCAGAAACGGCGACATCGAAGACAGCAAGACGCTGGTAGCCCTTTTGCTGGCGGCAGGTATTTTCAACCTCTAA
- the ald gene encoding alanine dehydrogenase, translated as MIIGVPKEIKEDEKRVSLVPSGVQMLTQSGHRVLVENDAGVGAGFSDEEYRQAGAEIFESGQALWQEAQMIVKVKEPLPGEYQLIQDGQIILTFLHLAAVPQLARVLAEKKAVAVAYETIEGPNRSLPLLEPMSEIAGRMATQIGARLLESTFGGRGVLMGGVPGVPPADVVIIGGGTVGVTATRVAIGMGAQVTILDINSQRLREIYRLFDGRIVSLMSNSYSLERVVQYADLLIGAVLLPGGRAPRLVTEEMVKTMKPGAVIIDVAIDQGGIVETIDRVTTHSSPTYSKHGVLHYAVPNMPGAVPRTATFALTNVTTGFVLELANKGYKAAFAENEMLAAGANVVHGHFVHPAVAEAVNMDYTPLNRVLQQF; from the coding sequence ATGATTATAGGGGTGCCAAAAGAAATCAAAGAAGACGAAAAGCGAGTATCCCTTGTCCCGTCCGGTGTACAAATGCTGACCCAAAGCGGACACCGTGTCCTGGTGGAAAATGACGCGGGAGTTGGCGCCGGCTTTTCCGATGAGGAATACAGGCAGGCGGGAGCTGAAATTTTTGAAAGCGGACAAGCCCTCTGGCAAGAGGCACAGATGATTGTCAAGGTAAAAGAGCCGCTGCCCGGCGAGTACCAGCTGATCCAGGACGGTCAGATTATTTTAACTTTCCTGCATCTGGCTGCGGTGCCTCAGCTGGCCCGGGTGCTGGCGGAGAAAAAAGCGGTGGCGGTGGCTTATGAGACCATTGAGGGCCCCAACCGTTCGCTGCCCTTGCTGGAGCCCATGAGTGAGATTGCCGGCCGCATGGCAACCCAAATCGGTGCCCGCCTTCTGGAGAGTACCTTCGGCGGCCGCGGCGTATTGATGGGCGGGGTGCCCGGCGTGCCGCCGGCTGATGTGGTTATTATCGGCGGCGGAACAGTGGGAGTTACGGCCACCCGGGTAGCCATCGGGATGGGGGCGCAGGTAACCATCCTGGATATCAACAGCCAACGCCTGCGTGAAATATACAGATTGTTTGACGGCCGCATTGTTTCTTTGATGTCAAACAGTTACAGCCTGGAGCGGGTGGTGCAGTATGCAGACCTGCTAATTGGTGCAGTGTTGCTCCCCGGCGGCCGGGCCCCGCGGTTGGTGACGGAGGAGATGGTAAAAACCATGAAGCCCGGTGCAGTTATTATTGATGTGGCCATTGACCAGGGTGGCATCGTTGAGACCATAGACCGGGTTACTACCCACAGCAGCCCCACCTATTCAAAGCATGGCGTGCTTCATTACGCTGTGCCCAACATGCCCGGCGCTGTGCCCCGTACCGCCACTTTTGCCCTGACCAATGTAACCACCGGTTTTGTGCTGGAGTTGGCCAATAAGGGTTATAAGGCCGCTTTTGCGGAAAATGAGATGCTGGCCGCCGGAGCCAATGTGGTTCACGGACACTTCGTCCACCCGGCGGTGGCGGAGGCGGTTAATATGGATTACACTCCTTTGAATCGGGTGCTGCAGCAGTTCTAA
- the spoIIAA gene encoding anti-sigma F factor antagonist — protein sequence MDIKMKRAGNTLVVRMTGELDHHAVDGIRDRLDRKLAVEHIKNVVFNFSGVQFMDSSGLGMVLGRYKLISEKGGKVLACSLSPRVSRVFDLAGLQSRIPVFASEAEALKNV from the coding sequence GTGGACATAAAAATGAAACGGGCAGGCAATACATTGGTGGTGCGGATGACCGGTGAGCTGGATCATCATGCGGTGGACGGCATTCGCGATCGCCTGGATCGCAAGCTTGCCGTTGAGCATATTAAAAATGTGGTTTTTAATTTTTCCGGGGTGCAGTTTATGGACAGCTCCGGTTTGGGCATGGTTTTGGGCCGCTATAAGTTAATCTCGGAGAAGGGCGGCAAAGTCCTGGCCTGCTCCCTGAGCCCCCGGGTGAGCCGTGTATTTGATTTAGCAGGCCTGCAGAGCAGAATTCCTGTATTCGCTTCGGAAGCGGAAGCCCTGAAGAATGTGTAG
- a CDS encoding glycosyltransferase family 2 protein, translating to MMQVTAIIPAFNEADRIAETIGALKSIEQIAQIVVVDDASEDNTAECAHGAGADIVLRLKQNGGKGNALAQGVQVAQGEVLCFVDADLGGSAKEFGKLMGPVLADEADMVVAQFPRSLRPGGVGLVKKLASFGINRLSGYRPAAPLSGQRVLKRAVWEQAKYGLDGFGVEVGLTVQCVQNGFRVKEVPVVMTHRETGRDLQGFKHRGRQFIQVSRTLCRLWLRQRVKIG from the coding sequence ATGATGCAAGTAACCGCCATTATTCCGGCCTTTAACGAGGCAGACCGCATTGCAGAAACCATTGGCGCGCTAAAGTCCATAGAGCAGATTGCCCAAATTGTTGTGGTGGATGACGCGTCAGAGGATAATACGGCAGAATGTGCCCATGGCGCCGGTGCCGATATTGTGCTGCGGCTAAAGCAAAACGGCGGGAAAGGCAATGCGCTGGCCCAGGGGGTGCAGGTGGCCCAGGGTGAAGTGCTGTGTTTTGTGGATGCAGACTTAGGCGGCTCGGCCAAAGAGTTTGGCAAATTAATGGGGCCGGTGCTGGCCGATGAGGCGGATATGGTGGTGGCTCAGTTTCCCCGTTCATTACGGCCGGGAGGTGTGGGCCTGGTAAAGAAGCTGGCTTCTTTTGGTATCAACCGGTTGTCGGGCTATCGTCCCGCAGCTCCTCTTTCCGGTCAGCGGGTGTTGAAGCGGGCTGTCTGGGAACAGGCCAAATACGGACTGGACGGATTTGGCGTGGAGGTGGGGCTCACGGTCCAGTGCGTGCAAAACGGGTTTAGGGTAAAGGAAGTGCCGGTGGTTATGACCCACCGGGAAACGGGCCGTGATTTGCAGGGTTTTAAGCACCGGGGCCGGCAGTTTATCCAGGTTTCCCGAACTTTGTGCCGTCTGTGGCTCAGGCAGCGGGTGAAAATCGGATGA
- a CDS encoding thymidine phosphorylase encodes MRAVDIILRKRDGAKLSPEEISFFIRHYLQGSIADYQVSALLMAIYFQGMDAKETAALTEALVNSGETLDFSGFLRPVGDKHSTGGVGDKTTLVLLPLVAAKGMTMAKMSGRGLGHTGGTIDKLACIPGFRTDLSRREFMAQVKELGVAVMGQSPEMTPADGQLYALRDVTATVDSIPLIASSVMSKKIAAGAGTIVLDVKAGSGAFMQDAEEARQLAEAMVDIGSVLGRKTVALITDMDQPLGHAVGNHLEVAEAIETLQGHGPADLRELSLELGAELLAGSGIMEDRHQAKKSLQESLSDGSALEMFRRFVTAQGGDAGVADDLSLLGSSPHRLTLTAPQNGYIGRLDARTVGNAAVLSGAGREKKGDDIDLLAGIRLYKKRGEKVQAGEVLAEVSGSHRDKLQAALEKLSDAYSFSEKPPAPQSLIIERVAK; translated from the coding sequence GTGAGAGCAGTAGATATAATTTTGCGCAAACGGGACGGGGCTAAATTATCGCCGGAGGAGATCAGCTTTTTTATCCGGCACTACCTGCAGGGCAGCATCGCCGATTACCAGGTTTCTGCGCTGTTAATGGCCATCTACTTTCAGGGAATGGATGCAAAAGAAACGGCGGCGCTGACAGAGGCTTTGGTCAACTCCGGAGAAACACTGGATTTTAGCGGGTTTCTTCGCCCGGTGGGAGATAAGCACTCTACCGGCGGTGTGGGGGATAAGACTACTTTGGTTTTACTGCCGCTGGTGGCGGCAAAAGGCATGACCATGGCAAAAATGTCGGGGCGCGGCTTGGGCCATACCGGCGGCACCATCGATAAGCTGGCCTGTATACCCGGATTTCGCACCGACTTGAGCCGCCGGGAGTTTATGGCGCAAGTCAAAGAACTGGGAGTGGCGGTGATGGGGCAGTCCCCGGAAATGACGCCCGCCGATGGACAGCTTTACGCGCTGCGGGACGTTACCGCCACGGTGGACAGCATTCCCCTCATTGCCTCTTCTGTGATGAGCAAAAAGATAGCCGCCGGCGCCGGCACCATTGTGCTGGATGTAAAGGCGGGCAGCGGCGCTTTTATGCAGGATGCCGAAGAGGCACGGCAGCTGGCAGAGGCCATGGTGGACATCGGTTCGGTACTGGGCCGCAAAACGGTGGCTCTAATCACCGATATGGATCAGCCCCTGGGCCATGCTGTGGGTAATCATCTGGAAGTGGCGGAAGCCATTGAAACGCTACAGGGTCATGGCCCCGCCGACCTCAGGGAGCTTTCCCTGGAGTTGGGTGCGGAGCTTTTGGCCGGCAGCGGTATTATGGAGGACCGTCATCAGGCCAAAAAGAGCCTCCAGGAATCTCTTTCCGACGGCAGCGCTTTGGAAATGTTTCGCCGGTTTGTGACAGCACAGGGCGGAGATGCCGGTGTAGCCGATGATTTAAGCCTGCTGGGCAGCTCGCCCCACCGGCTGACTCTAACTGCTCCGCAGAACGGCTATATTGGGCGGCTGGATGCCCGCACGGTGGGAAATGCCGCCGTTTTATCCGGCGCAGGCCGGGAAAAGAAAGGTGACGACATCGATCTTCTGGCCGGAATCCGGCTCTATAAAAAACGCGGTGAAAAGGTGCAGGCAGGCGAAGTGCTGGCCGAAGTGTCAGGCAGTCACCGGGACAAACTGCAAGCCGCCCTGGAGAAGCTCTCTGATGCTTATAGTTTCTCAGAAAAGCCGCCGGCACCACAATCTCTGATTATCGAGCGGGTTGCCAAATAG
- a CDS encoding phosphopentomutase, whose protein sequence is MTIKRVLCIVLDSLGVGELPDASFYGDAGSNTLAHIAKATGGLNVPRLQSFGLGCLTAVEGVPCISDPAGAYGKMAERSQGKDTTTGHWEMTGIILDNPFPTYESGFPPEIIEPFEAAIGRKVLGNIKASGTEIIQSLGEQHMETGRPIVYTSADSVFQIAAHEDVVPVELLYKWCAAARNLLRDEHAVGRVIARPFTGKPGDFQRTPNRKDYSVKPPQPTLLDKLVSAGHEVVGIGKIPDIFAGQGITTSLHTKNNDDGMAKLQEAMERFATGLLFINLVDFDMVFGHRNDATGYAQALERFDSQLGDVLDRMRADDVLFIVADHGCDPTFPHTDHTREYVPLLAYGKQVEPKNLGIRATFADLGATVAALLGAEPLEAGTDFSAEIGLKTR, encoded by the coding sequence GTGACAATCAAACGGGTTTTGTGCATTGTTCTTGACAGTTTAGGCGTGGGGGAACTTCCCGACGCCTCATTTTATGGTGACGCCGGCAGCAACACCTTGGCCCATATTGCCAAGGCCACCGGCGGCTTAAATGTTCCCAGACTGCAGTCTTTTGGGCTGGGGTGCCTAACCGCCGTGGAAGGAGTGCCCTGCATTTCGGATCCGGCGGGAGCATACGGCAAAATGGCAGAGCGCTCCCAAGGAAAAGACACCACCACCGGTCACTGGGAAATGACCGGGATTATCCTGGACAACCCCTTTCCCACTTATGAATCCGGTTTTCCGCCGGAAATTATTGAGCCCTTTGAAGCGGCCATCGGCCGAAAGGTGCTTGGCAATATCAAAGCTTCGGGTACCGAAATAATCCAGTCACTGGGTGAGCAGCATATGGAAACGGGGCGGCCCATTGTTTATACTTCCGCCGACAGCGTTTTTCAGATTGCCGCCCATGAAGATGTGGTGCCGGTGGAGTTGTTGTACAAATGGTGTGCTGCGGCCCGTAATCTTTTGCGGGATGAGCATGCGGTGGGAAGGGTTATCGCCCGTCCGTTTACTGGAAAACCGGGTGACTTTCAGCGCACGCCCAACCGCAAAGACTACTCCGTTAAACCGCCCCAGCCTACCTTGCTGGACAAGCTGGTTTCGGCGGGCCATGAAGTGGTGGGTATCGGGAAAATCCCTGATATCTTTGCCGGACAGGGCATTACCACGTCTTTGCATACCAAAAATAATGATGACGGCATGGCTAAGCTGCAGGAGGCCATGGAACGCTTTGCAACCGGCCTGCTTTTTATAAATCTGGTTGATTTCGACATGGTGTTTGGCCATCGTAACGATGCCACCGGATATGCGCAGGCGCTGGAGCGCTTTGATTCTCAGCTGGGTGATGTGCTGGACAGGATGAGGGCAGATGATGTGCTCTTTATAGTGGCGGATCACGGTTGTGACCCCACATTCCCGCATACCGACCACACCCGGGAGTATGTGCCGCTGTTGGCCTACGGTAAACAGGTGGAGCCCAAAAATTTGGGTATTCGCGCCACATTTGCCGACCTGGGAGCTACGGTGGCGGCACTTTTGGGTGCGGAACCGCTGGAGGCAGGAACGGATTTCAGCGCTGAGATTGGGCTGAAGACGCGGTGA
- a CDS encoding D-alanyl-D-alanine carboxypeptidase family protein — protein sequence MEKPRVLLLLLVLLLMVGAGTAAAAPEFEFSSKAQLLMDVGSGEVLYENNIHEQLYPASVTKIMTMLLAMEALEEGKVKPDDLVPVSEAAAAHGGSQIFLSPGDRITFEDLMIGIGVGSANDGSWAMAEFLAGSADAFVTQMNEKARELGMNNTNFMNPHGLHDENHYTTAYDIALMSRELLRYPKIHEWITIWMDEEFLKGKIQKEEGVYLSNANRIVRYYDGGDGLKTGFTSEAGNCVSATAKRGDTRFMAVILGAPGRPALFDEAKTLLDYGFANYKSVPIAQKGEVFGTVMVDKGVIPEVDIVAGDDLSLLLEKAQQDEVDLEVSLPTRLPAPVPEGKAVGSLIVKTPEGNEVGRLPLVPAEEVSRANIFTFFGRFMHKWVNFGL from the coding sequence TTGGAAAAACCCAGGGTTTTGCTTTTGCTGCTTGTCCTGTTGCTAATGGTGGGTGCCGGAACTGCTGCGGCTGCGCCGGAGTTTGAGTTTAGCTCTAAAGCACAACTCTTAATGGATGTGGGCAGCGGAGAAGTTTTATATGAAAACAATATTCATGAACAGCTCTATCCTGCCAGCGTAACAAAAATTATGACCATGCTGCTGGCCATGGAAGCGCTGGAGGAAGGAAAGGTTAAGCCCGACGACTTGGTTCCCGTCAGTGAAGCGGCGGCTGCCCACGGCGGTTCACAGATTTTCCTCTCTCCCGGTGACCGGATTACTTTTGAAGATTTAATGATTGGTATTGGGGTAGGCTCGGCCAATGACGGTTCCTGGGCCATGGCGGAGTTTTTGGCCGGTTCCGCCGACGCCTTTGTGACCCAGATGAATGAGAAGGCGCGGGAGCTGGGCATGAATAATACCAATTTCATGAACCCCCACGGCCTGCATGACGAAAATCACTATACCACAGCTTACGATATTGCCCTGATGTCCCGGGAGCTTCTGCGCTACCCGAAAATTCACGAATGGATTACCATCTGGATGGATGAAGAGTTCCTAAAAGGCAAGATCCAGAAAGAAGAAGGGGTTTATCTGAGCAATGCCAACCGTATTGTCCGCTATTACGATGGTGGTGACGGCCTGAAAACCGGTTTTACCTCTGAGGCGGGAAACTGTGTTTCAGCCACTGCCAAACGCGGTGATACCCGTTTTATGGCAGTAATTCTGGGGGCGCCGGGCCGGCCTGCCCTTTTTGATGAAGCGAAAACGCTGCTTGATTATGGTTTTGCCAACTATAAGTCTGTGCCCATTGCCCAAAAAGGGGAAGTGTTTGGCACAGTTATGGTGGACAAAGGAGTTATTCCGGAGGTGGATATTGTAGCCGGCGATGACCTGTCACTGCTTTTGGAAAAAGCACAGCAGGATGAGGTGGATTTGGAAGTATCATTGCCAACCAGGCTGCCCGCCCCGGTACCGGAAGGCAAGGCGGTGGGTTCTCTGATAGTTAAAACCCCGGAAGGTAACGAGGTGGGCCGACTGCCTCTGGTGCCGGCAGAAGAGGTTTCCCGGGCCAACATCTTCACCTTCTTTGGCCGCTTTATGCACAAATGGGTTAACTTCGGACTCTGA
- a CDS encoding DUF4227 family protein has translation MIIVLGKKVYRLAVVILLLLLLLPLIHYYALRVIEPQAVHYQKPRGEALKVSAETEENGQLSRTIPRFLQYVHEFYQNGL, from the coding sequence ATGATAATAGTGCTGGGGAAAAAAGTTTACCGTCTCGCTGTGGTTATACTCCTGCTGCTATTGCTTTTGCCCCTGATACATTATTATGCACTGCGTGTCATCGAACCGCAGGCGGTGCATTATCAAAAACCACGGGGCGAAGCGCTGAAGGTTTCTGCCGAAACGGAGGAAAACGGGCAGTTAAGCCGTACTATTCCACGATTTTTACAATATGTACATGAATTCTACCAAAACGGGTTATGA
- a CDS encoding copper transporter: MFRFRDHIISLVAVFLALGLGILIGTGLSDDMLVTQQRLLIEQMARDQRSLREQAQAMEAKVQSLTRDLYWWEKYQEALYPNVVSGLLRDKPVSVIYHGTNLPQDVLGVLRDAEADVCSIIRVEGQEELAYAEGLGLALAMSLTEGNKHDKLDSYLAEGRIFLEYYSPNPPQAVILMLGEQEMVEKRLLEEMIETFNHEQVTLVGLEYSEVEDSVLESLKEAGLSTVDNVDTVFGQFSLLSVLRGSAGNYGIKSAADQFIADY, translated from the coding sequence ATGTTTCGTTTCAGAGATCATATCATATCCCTGGTGGCGGTTTTTTTGGCCCTGGGGTTGGGTATATTAATCGGCACCGGATTAAGCGACGATATGCTGGTGACTCAGCAGCGTCTGCTCATCGAACAAATGGCCCGGGATCAAAGAAGCCTGCGGGAACAGGCCCAGGCCATGGAAGCCAAGGTACAGTCCCTGACCCGGGATTTGTATTGGTGGGAAAAGTATCAGGAAGCGCTCTACCCCAATGTGGTCAGCGGTCTGCTTAGGGATAAACCGGTATCTGTTATTTATCATGGTACCAATCTGCCGCAGGATGTGCTGGGAGTGCTTCGGGATGCGGAAGCGGATGTCTGCAGTATAATCCGGGTGGAGGGCCAAGAGGAGCTGGCCTATGCTGAGGGTCTGGGGCTGGCTTTGGCCATGTCTTTGACTGAGGGTAATAAACACGATAAATTGGATTCATATTTGGCAGAGGGGCGAATTTTTCTGGAGTACTATTCCCCCAATCCACCCCAGGCCGTAATTTTGATGCTGGGTGAGCAGGAGATGGTGGAAAAGCGCTTGCTGGAGGAAATGATTGAGACATTTAATCATGAACAGGTAACTTTGGTGGGTTTGGAATACAGCGAGGTGGAAGATTCGGTTTTAGAGAGTTTAAAGGAAGCGGGTCTTTCCACCGTTGATAATGTGGATACGGTTTTTGGCCAGTTTTCGCTGTTATCGGTGCTGCGCGGCAGTGCCGGCAACTATGGAATTAAATCAGCGGCGGATCAGTTTATCGCCGATTACTGA